Proteins encoded within one genomic window of Glycine soja cultivar W05 chromosome 1, ASM419377v2, whole genome shotgun sequence:
- the LOC114381469 gene encoding protein EMSY-LIKE 3-like: MSLDLVVMITRTDDDLPPTHQNRISRGGRGHLAGNERSVVGSIPYPRMYSEIDRETQIHLLEQEAYSSVLRAFKAQADAITWEKESLITRLRKELRLSNEEHKELPGRVNVDVVVQRIRSDKIVKQEIVQCFGHSDLHNDHPSTTQFRKKLPWFLSSLPSADCAKGGHGAYTSSVELKG, encoded by the exons ATGTCTCTTGACTTGGTTGTGATGATTACAAGAACTGATGATGACCTTCCACCAACCCATCAAAATAGAATTTCCAGGGGAGGAAGAGGACATCTCGCTGGGAATGAGAGATCTGTTGTTGGTTCAATTCCTTACCCAAGGATGTATAGTGAAATTGATAGGGAGACCCAAATTCATCTACTTGAGCAAGAAGCATACAGTTCAGTTCTAAGAGCCTTTAAAGCTCAAGCCGATGCTATTACTTGG GAGAAAGAAAGTTTGATTACAAGGCTGAGAAAAGAACTGAGATTGTCAAATGAGGAGCACAAAGAACTTCCAGGTCGGGTTAATGTTGATGTTGTGGTACAAAGGATAAGGTCTGATAAAATAGTGAAGCAAG AAATTGTGCAGTGTTTTGGTCACTCTGATCTCCATAATGATCATCCATCTACAACACAATTTAGGAAGAAACTGCCATGGTTTCTTAGTTCTCTGCCATCTGCAGATTGTGCAAAAGGTGGTCATGGAGCTTACACCAGCAGTGTTGAACTGAAaggttaa